The DNA region CTCTAAAAGTTTAGATGTCATTATCGGTCGTTTGCGTACTAAAATTGGTGATGATTCTAAAAGCCCTGAGTACATCCACTCCGTACGAGGTATTGGGTACAAGCTTGTCGGATGATTAAAAACTCAATTCTCAACAAGATCAGTGCGATCTTTTTTCTCTCACTTTTTTTACTGGCGATGTTCTTTGCTCTTTTGTTGGAGCATCAAAGCGATAAAAATCTAGAGAATATGAAACAGCGCCAAATTCAATCGGTCAATTATTTGTTAGTCATGTATCGTAACAACGTTCAGCCAAAAGATATTGAAGAGTATTTCAATAATTTTGGACTCAAAAAAGTTGCCAGTAAACATCTGCGTGATTCTGTTCTTGCCAATGGGGTGGTTATTTTCCAAAAACTTTCTCCCATTAGCCGTTTTTCTTCCATTGTGTACAATGACCGTTATTATCTTTTTATTGATAATTTTGAATCCAGTGTTCTTTTAGAGAGCCAAGACTACAAAAATTTTAACGAAAGTTTATGGGTTGTTTTTGTCATTGCGTTGTTGATTTTGCTTTACATGTACGTCTCTATTTTTAAAAGTATTGCACCGCTTAAGACACTCAGTTCGCAAATACGCAAGTTTGCCAGTGGGGATTTAAGCATTGAGTGTCAGAGTGAATCGAATGATGAAATCGGTGAAGTTGCCAATGAGTTTGATCGTGCTGTTAAAAAAATACGCGATCTTATCAATTCCAGGCAGCTTTTTTTACGGACGATTATGCATGAGCTCAAAACGCCGATTGGCAAAGGGCGTATTGTTGCTGAAATGCTTGAGGATGCTATTGCTAAAAAACGATTAGTCGGAGTGTTTGGTAGGCTTGATCTTTTGATTGCCGAATTTTCCAAGATTGAGCAGCTTACATCACAGCGGTATGAACTCAATCTCAAAGAGTATTCGCTTTTACATGTAATCGATCAAGCGATTGATCTTTTGATGCTTGATGACCAAAAAAGAGAAGATCAGGTCCATGTTGAAGGCGATTTTGATTTTAAAGTGACCGTTGACTTTGAGCTTATGGCGTTAGCGATTAAAAACTTGATGGATAACGCGATGAAGCATAGCCTCAATCATCGTGTCTTTGTAAAAAATAGTGGGCAGAGGCTGATTATTGCGAATGAAGGAGAACCTCTTAAAATGGCGATTGAAGAGTATTTTCAACCGTTTGTCTCTGGCTCTAAAGCGTGTGGTAGTGGATTGGGGCTTGGATTGTATATTGTCAAAAATATTGTGGAACAACATGGATTGGAAATAGCATACGCCTATGAAGCAGGCTATCATCACTTTAGCATTGATTTTTCAAAAGGATTTATCGCATGATGAGAGGGTTAGAGAAGTTTAATAAACTGGTCGATGCCTTTGAAAAACTCCCAACAGTTGGTCGGAAGTCGGCTATTAGATTTGCGTATCATTTAGTTTTAAACGATACCTTTTCTGCGATGAAACTTGCCAATGCCATTGAGAGTGCGATTCAGAGTATTCGAAAATGCGAACAGTGTGGAGCCCTCAGTGAGCATGAAATCTGTGATATTTGCCTTGATGAAAGACGTGATAGTCAAAAGCTCTGCATTGTTGAAAGTGCCAAAGATATTTTTGTGTTAGAGGAGCATAAACTGTTTGATGGGCACTATTTTGTTCTGTGTGATTTGGAAGAAGAAACGCTCAGTAAACTTGAAGCGATGGTCAATGAAGATGTGAAAGAGATGATTTTTGCGCTGACGCCTTCGTTAGCAAGTGACGCGCTTATTTTATTTATCGAAGATAAACTTAAAGCGTATGATCTTCATTTTACAAAAATTGCTCAAGGTGTACCAACAGGTGTGCACCTTGAAAATGTTGATATGCTCTCATTATCGAAAGCTTTGGAATCACGTACTAAAATTTAGGCTCAATCTGTCTTTGTTTCATTAAAAAATTTATAATTATTTTTTCCTAATTGTTTGGCACTATACATAGCCTTGTCTGCTTGCAAGATGAGTTCATCTGCCTCAAGCGTATCGCAAGGGTAGAAACTAACACCTAGGCTTGCCGAAATATAAAGATCAATCCCATTAACGACGATCACCTCTTGTATGGTTTCTAAAATTCTGACAAGAATGGCTTCGCACTCTTTTGGCTCTTTAAGATGGGTCAGTAGTGCTACGAATTCGTCGCCACCTAAGCGAGCGATGGTCTCATTCTGACGAATCAGTTTGGTAATGCGCTCAGCCACAATAATGAGTAACTCATCTCCAATGCTATGACCATAGGTATCGTTGACTCCTTTAAAGCCATCAAGATCAATATAGACAACAGCAAAATAAGTATGATAGCGCTGTGCTTCGGCAATAGCTTGATGAAGCCTATCCCAGAATAGAATACGATTGGGAAGAGAAGTTAAGACATCATGCTGAGCAAGATGTTCTAATGCTTTTTCATGTTCTTTGATGGTGGATATATCAGTAAAGAGTGCAACAAAATGTTGAACTTCCCCTTCGCTGTCTTTAACGGCACTAATGTTTAACATTTCGGCAGTTAAACTACCATCTTTGCGACGGTTCCATATTTCCCCTTGCCAATTGCCTTTTGTAAAAATACTGTGCCACATTTGTGTATAAAAACTGTTTTCATGTCTTCCTGATTTTAAGATGCGAGGGTTATGTCCAATGATCTCGGATGCTTCAAAACCAGAGTTGCGAATGAACGCCTCATTTGCTTCAAGAATGATGCCTTGTGGATCGGTAATAATAATTCCCTCTTTTGCATGGGTAAAAACGTTAGCAGCAAGTTGCACTTTGGAATCGCTGGTACTTTTATCAATTGCAAGGGCAATAAATTGAACTTCATCTTCCACAAGTTTGATTTCTCTAGGCGTAAGATTTTGCTGTTGCAAAGAACAAATGATTAAAAGTCCAAGAGGTTTTTTAAGTGCTGAAAAAATAGGATTGATCCAACATGTTTGTGTTTCATCGGATAAAAAACATTGAAACTCTTCATCAGCACACCATTGTTGATCTTTCATGTCACAGAGCAAGATAGGTTCGGATTTAAGGTGCATGAGATGATTCAAAAATGGAGTGTTGCTTTGTGACATCTTTATCAGTGACATACTAAGGTTTTGAAGCTCTTTGGATGTCGCACCAAGTGTTAGTTTTGTGATGGTTTCATCAAAAAGTAAAATACTGCATCCAATACGGCGGTGGTGTATGGATTCAATGCCTCCAATCATTACATGTAAAATGGTTGAGAGGGGTGAAGTGTTTACCATCATCTGCAAAATTTGTTTATGGTGTTGTTCACATTCTTGGATATACTTGCGTTCGTCAATGTCTGCGAGTACACCAACAAGCCCTAGTTCTTTACCTTTATCATCGTAAAAACGTTTGCCCGTGAGATTTCCCCAAAAGCTTGTACCATCATTGCGACAATAGATTCGTTCTAAATCTACGGATGATATGCTACTTCCAAGGAGAGATAGCATCTTAGTCCGGCCGATCTCTTTTTCGCTGGGATGGATGAGTTCAACATACTCTTTGCCAATGAGTTCCTCAAGAGGGTATAAAAACATTTCAGCCATGCGTCGATTGGCATGAATGATATAGCCTTCAAGGTTGACTAAGAAGATCGCAACACTAGAGGTATCCATGATTTGTTTGAAGAGGATTTCTTGTTTAGCAAGATTTTCATTGACTGCATCTAACTGCTTTTCTGTTTCTTTTCGCATAGTGATATCATGTATGATTGAAAAAAGAACTCTTTTCTTACCTAACGTAATAGGTGTTGAATAAACTTCAACATCTTTTATTTCATTGTTGGCAAGCTTGTGTTGAAAGGTAAAGTAGTTACGCTCTTCCACCAGAGCACGTTGTCGTTCTTGGTGTACTTCATTGGGTGGAAGTGTGTTAAATGAAGCAACAGACATTCCCACAAGACGGTCGAGTGGATACCCATAGAACTGTGCTGCAGCTTTATTGGCGTTAATAATCTCTCCGCTGTGAGGATCAATGAGAAGCATAACGGAACTACTATCATCAAAAAATCGGTAGAGGGCATTATATGTGTTGTCTGATAAAAATAAAGTATCAAAAAATGTGCTAAACAGACTCATTGTACCCTCTGTTGAGAAATATAACATCTAAAATAATATTAGTGTAACATAAAATTTGTAATGTTTGGTTGTAGAATCGACAGCAGCTCAATAGATATATTTTAATAAAAATAGAAAATTAAAAAGAGAGGAGTTTAGCCCCTCTTTGCTTCCTCTACCATATGATCTAAAATTGTGAAGAGCTCTTTACTTTTTGTCTCGACAATTTTAAAATTATTTAGAATTTCCTCAGATTTTTCCACACAATTATTGTTTTTAATACAGGCTAATGAGGCATATATTTTATCATGAACATTTTGATGCGGTGATGCAAGGAGCGCATAACTTGGGACATTTTCAAAGGCTTTTTTGCCATCTCCATGTTCATACCATTTTCCTAACCTGCACTGGTGATGATCCCTAAATGTTGTTTTTTCTTCATTATGGAAGATGGCGTTGTATGCGTTAAGTTTGAAAATAATATGATCAAGCTTAGCAAGTTCAATGAAAATATCATAAGAGATAAGAAGATTTTCTTGGCGAATGGCATCGGCATTGTCTGTAAGTTCACTTAAAGCCTGCCTGAAGAGATCAACTTGTAAAACAGAGTCTTTGACATAAACTTCCGTGCTTTCACTACTTTCTACCATTGTTTCGGCATTTTGCTTCAAAATATTGATCGTGGCTTCCACTTCTGCCGTTGCTTTTTGAGTACGTTCTGCAAGCTTTCGAACTTCATCTGCAACAACCGCAAAGCCACGACCATGTTCCCCTGCACGCGCTGCCTCAATCGCAGCATTCAGTGCAAGAAGATTGGTTTGATCTGAAATATCTTTAATCAGGGCAATGACCTGTGCAATTTCGTCGGTACTATGAGTCACACTATCGGCATTTTTTCGCGTATCATCAATTCTCTCAACGATATGTTCCATTGCGCCTATAATTTGATCGGTATTTTGGTGCACATTTTTAACGACTAAAGAGGTTTTATCATTGAGTTGCAAAATATTTTGTAATGTTTCTATCGTTGTTTGCATCGTTTGTTGAATATCCGTACTTCCGTGAATGGCTCCCTCACTCATTAAATCGGTTAATGAAATCATTAATTGTGAATGAGCCATATGTTGGTTAATTTCAGTGTGAGCCTCTTTGATCTTACACTCTTCTAATTGAGCAAGATGAACAATTTGTTCAAATTTATCAAAAAGGCGATTAAAATTTTGGGACGTTTGAGCAATCTCATCTTGTGACTCTATAGGTAAACGGCTAGAGAGATCGCCTTGTTCCGATGCCAATGAGGCAGCAATAGTCTTAAGGCGGTTGATATTTTTAAGAATAATGGTGTTGGTAAACCCTAAAGCTGCGAGCAAAATAATAATACCAATTAAAGCAGTCAAGGCCATTGTCGCAAAGCCTTTTTGAAGGGCATCATTTGATATATTTTCATCGGCTTCAGCTTGTTGATTTGCCATAATCACAAGTTGATCAATATATTGACGATGTATGTCATAGTATTTTTGTAGATCGCCTTCTAACAATGCTCGTGCTTCTTGTATATTGCCTTTTTCAATGGCAGGAATGAATTTTTTTTCAGTAAGGTCAAAATAACTCAATGCTGAGTTTTTAATCTCCTTTAAAACCAAATTTTTCATACGTGATTCAAGATTACTCTGATCCCAATAGCTTTGGCGATCGGTAAAATCTTTTTTAAGGGCATCCAGTTTGGCTTTAAGAGTAGAAATCTGTTCGGGTGTGCTATTCAGGAGCTCATAAGTAACAAGGCGAGTTTCAAGGATGTACTCTGGAGGCGGGAGAATATCGGCTAAAAGGTCTTTTGAAAGAATAATTTTTTCGTAGAGGTTACCTTTGATTTGTACCGTTTGAATCGTCATAAAAGAGACACCAATAACAAGTATCACCACCAAGGAGCTAATGAACGCAGAAATAATTAATCGTAGTTTAATCGTCATAAAGAAGCCTTTTGTAAAAAAATTCATCGAGAACAAAGAAGGCAATAAAAATAATATGCATAAATTATTCCTTAAAAAATTAAATTAGAATTTTATTGATCAATAGTGATTCTTAAGAATGTTAAAAGTGAAGGATAGGACGTTTACATGTAAACGTCCTAGAAGTTTTTTAATGCGCGTATTTTTTACGGAGTTCTTTTTTATCGACTTTTCCAATGCTCGTTTTATCGATGCTTTCTACAAATTTTATTTTTAAAAGCATACTCTCACGCGCCATAATACCTTTTTTAATAAACTCTTTGGCATGAAGAAGGAGTTCTTTTTCGCTAATGGCTTTACTTGAGTCGATCACCACAAGAGCAAGAGGTCTCTCTCCCCATTTTTCATCGTCAATCCCAATAACCGCAACTTCTTTCACAAAAGCATGTTGGTTAATAATATCTTCAAGTTCTAAAGAGGAAACCCATTCGCCTCCTACTTTGATAATGTCTTTGACGCGATCAGTGATTTTAATATAGCCTTTTTCATCAACATTGGCCATATCGCCTGTGTGTAAATAACCACCACTCCAAAGAATTTCAGAGTTTTTTTGATCTTTAAAATAGCCTTGACTCAGCCAAGGAGAACGCACAACAATTTCACCGGTGCTCATTCCATCGCGAGGAAGTGGTTGCATCTGTTCAT from Sulfurospirillum diekertiae includes:
- a CDS encoding ArsS family sensor histidine kinase yields the protein MIKNSILNKISAIFFLSLFLLAMFFALLLEHQSDKNLENMKQRQIQSVNYLLVMYRNNVQPKDIEEYFNNFGLKKVASKHLRDSVLANGVVIFQKLSPISRFSSIVYNDRYYLFIDNFESSVLLESQDYKNFNESLWVVFVIALLILLYMYVSIFKSIAPLKTLSSQIRKFASGDLSIECQSESNDEIGEVANEFDRAVKKIRDLINSRQLFLRTIMHELKTPIGKGRIVAEMLEDAIAKKRLVGVFGRLDLLIAEFSKIEQLTSQRYELNLKEYSLLHVIDQAIDLLMLDDQKREDQVHVEGDFDFKVTVDFELMALAIKNLMDNAMKHSLNHRVFVKNSGQRLIIANEGEPLKMAIEEYFQPFVSGSKACGSGLGLGLYIVKNIVEQHGLEIAYAYEAGYHHFSIDFSKGFIA
- the recR gene encoding recombination mediator RecR, which encodes MMRGLEKFNKLVDAFEKLPTVGRKSAIRFAYHLVLNDTFSAMKLANAIESAIQSIRKCEQCGALSEHEICDICLDERRDSQKLCIVESAKDIFVLEEHKLFDGHYFVLCDLEEETLSKLEAMVNEDVKEMIFALTPSLASDALILFIEDKLKAYDLHFTKIAQGVPTGVHLENVDMLSLSKALESRTKI
- a CDS encoding sensor domain-containing protein, whose product is MSLFSTFFDTLFLSDNTYNALYRFFDDSSSVMLLIDPHSGEIINANKAAAQFYGYPLDRLVGMSVASFNTLPPNEVHQERQRALVEERNYFTFQHKLANNEIKDVEVYSTPITLGKKRVLFSIIHDITMRKETEKQLDAVNENLAKQEILFKQIMDTSSVAIFLVNLEGYIIHANRRMAEMFLYPLEELIGKEYVELIHPSEKEIGRTKMLSLLGSSISSVDLERIYCRNDGTSFWGNLTGKRFYDDKGKELGLVGVLADIDERKYIQECEQHHKQILQMMVNTSPLSTILHVMIGGIESIHHRRIGCSILLFDETITKLTLGATSKELQNLSMSLIKMSQSNTPFLNHLMHLKSEPILLCDMKDQQWCADEEFQCFLSDETQTCWINPIFSALKKPLGLLIICSLQQQNLTPREIKLVEDEVQFIALAIDKSTSDSKVQLAANVFTHAKEGIIITDPQGIILEANEAFIRNSGFEASEIIGHNPRILKSGRHENSFYTQMWHSIFTKGNWQGEIWNRRKDGSLTAEMLNISAVKDSEGEVQHFVALFTDISTIKEHEKALEHLAQHDVLTSLPNRILFWDRLHQAIAEAQRYHTYFAVVYIDLDGFKGVNDTYGHSIGDELLIIVAERITKLIRQNETIARLGGDEFVALLTHLKEPKECEAILVRILETIQEVIVVNGIDLYISASLGVSFYPCDTLEADELILQADKAMYSAKQLGKNNYKFFNETKTD
- a CDS encoding methyl-accepting chemotaxis protein; the protein is MTIKLRLIISAFISSLVVILVIGVSFMTIQTVQIKGNLYEKIILSKDLLADILPPPEYILETRLVTYELLNSTPEQISTLKAKLDALKKDFTDRQSYWDQSNLESRMKNLVLKEIKNSALSYFDLTEKKFIPAIEKGNIQEARALLEGDLQKYYDIHRQYIDQLVIMANQQAEADENISNDALQKGFATMALTALIGIIILLAALGFTNTIILKNINRLKTIAASLASEQGDLSSRLPIESQDEIAQTSQNFNRLFDKFEQIVHLAQLEECKIKEAHTEINQHMAHSQLMISLTDLMSEGAIHGSTDIQQTMQTTIETLQNILQLNDKTSLVVKNVHQNTDQIIGAMEHIVERIDDTRKNADSVTHSTDEIAQVIALIKDISDQTNLLALNAAIEAARAGEHGRGFAVVADEVRKLAERTQKATAEVEATINILKQNAETMVESSESTEVYVKDSVLQVDLFRQALSELTDNADAIRQENLLISYDIFIELAKLDHIIFKLNAYNAIFHNEEKTTFRDHHQCRLGKWYEHGDGKKAFENVPSYALLASPHQNVHDKIYASLACIKNNNCVEKSEEILNNFKIVETKSKELFTILDHMVEEAKRG